A DNA window from Nocardioides palaemonis contains the following coding sequences:
- a CDS encoding VOC family protein → MRLVQVALRATDLDRAAAFYGDLLGAEPTGRFDPPGLLFFDLGGTRLLLDANAPSSMLYLEAEDVRAHIEELRDRVEVVSEPHQIFSHEDDALGPAGTSEWQAFVTDSEGNTVGLVSFAQLES, encoded by the coding sequence ATGAGACTCGTTCAGGTTGCCCTCCGGGCCACCGACCTCGACCGCGCGGCGGCGTTCTACGGCGACCTGCTGGGCGCCGAGCCGACCGGCCGTTTCGATCCGCCGGGACTGTTGTTCTTCGACCTGGGCGGCACCCGGCTGCTGCTCGACGCGAACGCGCCCTCGTCGATGCTCTACCTCGAAGCGGAGGACGTCCGAGCACACATCGAGGAACTGCGCGACCGGGTCGAGGTGGTGAGTGAGCCGCACCAGATCTTCAGCCACGAGGACGATGCCCTCGGTCCCGCTGGCACCTCCGAGTGGCAGGCGTTCGTCACGGACTCCGAGGGCAATACCGTGGGCCTGGTCAGTTTCGCTCAACTGGAATCGTGA
- a CDS encoding MarR family winged helix-turn-helix transcriptional regulator, giving the protein MGTEELSEASRRLNSFAIHLLRAMHRVDAESGLTSARLSALSVLHFGGPRTLGRLARDEDVTSATMSRLVDALCDLGLTERRPHPDHGGMVVVSATEAGSVLMRAAAQRRIDVIVGALNDLPESEQRLVLRASRALGELQELVRERVRHR; this is encoded by the coding sequence GTGGGCACGGAAGAGTTGAGCGAGGCCAGTCGACGGCTGAACTCCTTCGCCATTCACCTTCTCCGCGCGATGCACCGGGTCGACGCCGAGTCGGGGCTCACGTCTGCGCGGCTGAGCGCCCTGTCCGTCCTGCACTTCGGGGGCCCGCGAACGCTCGGCCGACTGGCTCGCGACGAGGACGTGACCAGCGCGACCATGTCCAGACTCGTCGACGCGTTGTGCGACCTCGGACTGACTGAGCGCCGCCCGCACCCCGACCACGGCGGCATGGTCGTGGTCTCGGCCACCGAGGCCGGCAGCGTGCTGATGCGCGCAGCCGCTCAACGGCGCATCGATGTCATCGTGGGGGCTCTCAACGACCTACCGGAGAGTGAGCAACGCCTGGTGCTCCGGGCCAGCAGAGCCCTCGGCGAGTTGCAGGAGCTCGTCCGCGAACGTGTGCGGCACCGCTAG
- a CDS encoding tyrosine-type recombinase/integrase produces the protein MTTLLPFQPDAMTPAHLAAVSYLARYSGHTLTLYSSQLRRWFAWCETDALDPLVGIQRAHIELYIRHLGQAGLMASSVVTSMHAVRGYFRYAHIDGVIVSDPAVYARLPKVYRDESRTQGLDRLELIRFLQVAQTLTVHHGALAFLLGINALRASEAAAVRIEDYAETLRGHRVLHLVGKGDKPATMPITIPVLRVLEACRGRRTEGRLILRPVSGNPIDRRDAYRMVARIAKAAAIPRRISPHSLRHAAITNALDAGVPLRDAQILARHSDPRTTEHYDRARGNLDRHGVHFLTAYVAGV, from the coding sequence TTGACGACCCTCCTTCCCTTCCAGCCCGACGCCATGACACCTGCACACCTCGCTGCGGTGTCCTATCTCGCCCGCTACTCAGGGCACACCCTCACGTTGTACTCCTCCCAGCTGCGACGCTGGTTCGCTTGGTGCGAGACCGACGCACTCGACCCGCTCGTCGGGATCCAGCGCGCCCACATCGAGCTCTACATCCGACACCTCGGACAAGCCGGGCTGATGGCATCGTCGGTCGTCACGTCAATGCATGCCGTCCGCGGCTACTTCCGCTACGCCCACATCGACGGAGTCATCGTGTCCGATCCAGCTGTGTACGCGCGCCTGCCGAAGGTGTACCGCGACGAATCCCGGACCCAAGGTCTGGACCGCCTAGAGCTCATCCGCTTCCTCCAAGTTGCCCAGACGCTCACGGTCCACCATGGAGCGCTGGCGTTCCTCCTCGGCATCAACGCCCTGCGTGCATCCGAGGCGGCCGCGGTGCGGATCGAGGACTACGCCGAAACCCTTCGTGGACACCGCGTCCTTCATCTCGTCGGGAAGGGTGACAAGCCCGCCACCATGCCCATCACCATTCCCGTGCTGCGTGTCCTCGAGGCCTGCCGCGGCCGCCGGACCGAGGGACGGCTCATCCTGCGCCCGGTATCCGGCAACCCCATCGACAGGCGAGACGCATACCGGATGGTCGCCCGCATCGCGAAAGCCGCGGCCATCCCGCGCCGCATCAGCCCACACTCGCTGCGCCACGCCGCCATCACCAACGCCCTCGACGCTGGCGTCCCGCTCCGCGACGCACAGATCCTCGCCCGGCACTCCGACCCACGCACCACCGAGCACTACGACCGCGCCCGCGGCAACCTCGACCGCCACGGTGTCCACTTCCTCACCGCCTACGTCGCTGGCGTCTAG
- a CDS encoding phosphorylase family protein encodes MTSTDINVLVVTALKLERLAVREHLTNVETETASGLAADIGTSASSPGQCIAIIETGPGNVSAGILTAKADETFRPEYIVMFGIAGGVKDVAIGDVVASSKIYWVEGGKAADKFKPRPDFAAVSSSVLQLARAVSADNAWMGRAKGSGGSWPGTGREPDSFVGPIVVGEKVVVDERAEVAQIISQTFSDAIAVDMEDFGALRGGAANERAKTIAIRGISDLMAHKADADAGGSQPLAAANSAAFLFDLLDRLASSTMVAASELVAPPPTDRINQLVSVARRLYPGGPEQDALWERSGGDPSRLNREGSGATRWWHAMQLLENGGGGDITVDTLLTQMRADYPNNEHLNRLT; translated from the coding sequence ATGACCAGCACCGACATCAACGTCCTCGTCGTCACCGCCCTCAAACTCGAGAGGCTCGCGGTCCGCGAACACCTTACTAACGTCGAAACCGAAACGGCCTCCGGTCTCGCAGCCGATATCGGCACCAGCGCGTCCAGCCCCGGACAATGCATCGCCATCATCGAAACCGGCCCGGGGAACGTCAGTGCAGGAATCCTAACTGCCAAGGCCGATGAGACGTTCCGCCCCGAGTACATCGTCATGTTCGGCATCGCCGGAGGCGTCAAAGACGTCGCGATCGGCGACGTCGTCGCTTCCAGCAAGATTTACTGGGTCGAGGGGGGCAAGGCAGCCGACAAGTTCAAGCCCCGACCCGACTTCGCCGCGGTCAGCTCTTCAGTGCTACAACTCGCCCGGGCTGTGTCCGCAGACAACGCGTGGATGGGGCGCGCCAAGGGCAGCGGAGGCAGTTGGCCAGGAACAGGACGCGAACCCGATTCTTTCGTCGGCCCCATCGTCGTTGGCGAGAAAGTTGTCGTCGACGAACGCGCCGAAGTCGCTCAAATCATCTCCCAGACGTTCTCCGATGCCATCGCCGTGGACATGGAGGACTTCGGAGCGCTGCGCGGCGGAGCCGCCAATGAACGCGCCAAAACTATCGCCATCCGAGGCATCTCCGACCTCATGGCGCACAAAGCCGATGCCGACGCCGGCGGGTCCCAACCACTCGCGGCGGCTAACAGCGCCGCGTTCCTCTTCGACCTCCTCGACCGACTCGCCTCGAGCACAATGGTCGCCGCTTCAGAATTAGTAGCTCCACCACCCACCGACCGGATTAACCAGCTCGTGTCCGTGGCAAGGCGTCTCTATCCTGGCGGACCCGAGCAGGATGCGCTCTGGGAGCGCTCAGGCGGTGACCCGTCCCGTCTAAACCGCGAAGGCTCTGGCGCCACTAGATGGTGGCATGCAATGCAACTGCTGGAGAACGGCGGAGGCGGCGACATCACCGTCGACACCCTTCTTACTCAGATGCGCGCTGACTACCCCAACAACGAGCACCTGAACAGGCTGACCTAG